From Vicugna pacos chromosome 6, VicPac4, whole genome shotgun sequence, a single genomic window includes:
- the FOXA1 gene encoding hepatocyte nuclear factor 3-alpha produces the protein MLGTVKMEGHESSDWNSYYADTQEAYSSVPVSNMNSGLGTMNSMNTYMTMNTMTTSGNMTPASFNMSYANPGLGAGLSPGPVAGMPGGSAGAMNSMTAGVTAMGTTLSPGGMGAMGAQPAASMNGLGPYAAAMNPCMSPMAYAPSNLGRSRAGGGGDAKTFKRSYPHAKPPYSYISLITMAIQQAPSKMLTLSEIYQWIMDLFPYYRQNQQRWQNSIRHSLSFNDCFVKVARSPDKPGKGSYWTLHPDSGNMFENGCYLRRQKRFKCEKQPGTGGGSGSGGGAKGGSESRKDPSSAANLSADSPLHRGVHGKAGQLEGAPGPGPSASPQTLDHSGAAATGGASELKTPASSAAPPISSGPGALVSVPPSHPAHGLAPHESQLHLKGDPHYSFNHPFSINNLMSSSEQQHKLDFKAYEQALQYTPYGTALPASLPLGSASVATRNPIEPSALEPAYYQGVYSRPVLNTS, from the coding sequence GCCTACTCCTCGGTCCCGGTCAGCAACATGAACTCGGGCCTGGGCACCATGAATTCCATGAACACCTACATGACCATGAACACCATGACCACGAGCGGCAACATGACGCCAGCTTCGTTCAATATGTCCTACGCAAACCCAGGCCTAGGCGCCGGCCTGAGCCCAGGGCCTGTGGCTGGCATGCCAGGCGGCTCTGCGGGCGCCATGAATAGCATGACGGCAGGCGTGACGGCCATGGGGACGACGCTGAGCCCCGGCGGGATGGGAGCCATGGGCGCGCAGCCTGCGGCCTCCATGAACGGCCTGGGTCCCTACGCAGCCGCCATGAACCCGTGTATGAGCCCCATGGCGTACGCGCCGTCCAACCTGGGCCGCAGCCGGGCTGGTGGCGGCGGCGACGCCAAAACTTTCAAGCGCAGCTACCCGCACGCCAAGCCGCCCTACTCGTACATCTCACTCATCACCATGGCCATCCAGCAGGCGCCCAGCAAGATGCTCACGCTGAGCGAGATCTACCAGTGGATCATGGACCTCTTCCCCTATTACCGGCAGAACCAGCAGCGCTGGCAGAACTCCATCCGCCACTCGCTCTCCTTCAACGACTGTTTCGTCAAAGTGGCGCGCTCCCCGGACAAGCCGGGCAAGGGCTCCTACTGGACGCTGCACCCGGACTCCGGCAACATGTTCGAGAACGGCTGTTACTTGCGCCGCCAGAAGCGCTTCAAGTGCGAGAAGCAGCCAGGGACCGGGGGTGGGAGCGGGAGCGGCGGCGGTGCCAAGGGCGGCTCTGAGAGCCGCAAGGACCCCTCTAGCGCTGCCAACCTCAGCGCCGACTCACCCCTTCATCGGGGTGTGCACGGTAAGGCCGGCCAGCTAGagggcgcgccgggcccggggcccTCCGCCAGCCCCCAGACTCTGGACCACAGCGGGGCGGCGGCGACAGGGGGCGCCTCGGAGTTGAAGACTCCAGCCTCCTCGGCAGCACCTCCGATCAGCTCCGGGCCTGGGGCGCTGGTATCAGTGCCTCCCTCCCACCCGGCTCATGGCCTGGCACCACACGAGTCCCAGTTGCACCTGAAAGGGGACCCTCACTACTCCTTCAACCACCCCTTCTCCATCAACAACCTCATGTCCTCCTCGGAGCAGCAACACAAGCTGGACTTCAAGGCATACGAGCAGGCACTACAGTACACGCCCTACGGCACCGCATTGCCCGCCAGCCTGCCACTCGGCAGCGCCTCGGTAGCCACCAGGAACCCCATTGAGCCCTCAGCCCTGGAGCCGGCCTACTACCAAGGTGTGTATTCCAGACCCGTTCTAAATACTTCTTAG